The window ACTgattatacatttttataactaccattgtataattttttctttaatcaaaattaatggtAAAACGtttatacatacacacacatatatatatatacaccttttaatttattgaaaataaagacACTTTGATTTAtacttaaattgaaaatttgaaaaatttagaaaaaattaaaatcagaaaaaaactaaggttaaaattttaaactatataaatgggagaggatggaaaataaaaaatataactaagaattatatatatatatatatatatatatatatatatatgaaaatatatttaaaaaataaacaatatgaaaagtaaaataaaaagttattagaTGTAGAGACAAAAAGGGTTATTAcgtattataaattaatttatgataaagTATATTGATTTGTGTATTTgattaagcatattttaaagaaatggttattatttttatttaatttcttgttaagcattgtaaaaaaaatgattatataagaagtttggaaattatttatttttaagtttttttaaaatagaaaggaGAGTAAAAGTATAACTAACTACTTAGTTAATAAGTACGTGATTATTATTAATACGCGGATACCTAGGATTGTTAAGAAGCGTGATAACACATGAGTTCAAATCTCCATAGGATCACAAACTTATTGGTATGGGAGCATGTGGATTGAAATGCAAGCTTTGCGGTTGAAGAAAGTCCAACCTTCTAAGTTCTAAATTGGAAGAGGTAGCTCTATGACCagggaaataattaaaaattattaagctGCCTTAGGCATTCTGTTTAGGaggaattaatattaatatttgatgTAATGTCACAGGTATCTTTCTAACTGTTGTTGATAGATGAATATACATGTTATACTTCAGTACCCTAATATTTTcgtccaaaattaaatttacattctattttaaaaaataaagtagatCAGATTCGGTTTACTTACTTTTTGAGCAATACCTGTTAAGCCAACCACCTCtattaaacatttttcaaatataCAGCACTTTTGAATACTGTCAtcgataaatttgacatcttaatttcaaagaaaaatgcaATATTCATCTTAACAGTCACATATTAAACAATCAAACAaccgagaaaaaaaaaagaaaaaaacctgCTAAATAAATTCTAGATACGATCCTATTATattgactaacaaattcaaaaggGAACAAAATCAAGGCActagagaaagaagaggaagaggagaaataaataattatattcagAAGAATCACAGCCTATTTGGACTTTAGTAGTTATCACATTCTTGAAACCCAACAACAATGAAACAATGCTCCTTATCACTACAGAAAAGCTTGCGCCACTACAATTAATATGTGAAAGATACATCTTATGTTGCATATAATTCATGTTGTGAAAGATACATGAATTATGGAACCGTGTCACAGCCAAAAGAGTCACGCCACTCTAGCATTTGAAGAGTGGCTGCATAATGTGCCAATgccccaacaacaacaagagCATGAAATATTTGATGGCTATGACCTGCCAAATCGAACCACCCTGGCTTCCACCTTTCGGGTATCCTTGTCACATAGAAAAAGGTCCCTGTCAAGTATGATAAGGCCATGCCAATTTCATATGCTAAGGTAATGTTGCGTCTAGGATTGCTCCAATTCACAAAGCATGCATGGATTGCAGGCACAATGCCGAAAAGTCCCATTGAACAGAACAACATGGCCCGAAATGTGCGGTATTTGCTAGTGGAAAGTGTTGGAGAGAGCATCGTTGCGATGGTGAATAGTCCCATGGCTGTAATCCCAGCAAGGTAGATGATTTGCCAGTGAGGTTCACATAGGAAGACATAGTAGATTTGAGGGAAAAAGGAGGTGATGATCATGACAACTATTCCTACATAGTCCATTCGCCACAGGAACAGGTTCAAGTCGCGGGAGTGACAACAAAAGAGGTGGCACATGCTGCTAGAGAGGAGGCAGAACATAGAGCCTCCTAGGAAAACAAAGAATGGCCATCTTGCTATAACCAGTGCTGTGGATTCAAGTTCGATTGTCAAAGGTATTTGATGATTTAAATCAAAGAGTAATGTTGTTCCCTGCAAGTTCTTACAATGTCAGTCTCTAAAATgtaaactaaatatatattttgtaaggtaATTATACGGTACTTGTTTGGTTTCACGTTAAATTATCCAGAATCACATTGGAATACAAGGTAACATGATGAAATTATCCAGAATCAAATTGGAATACAAGGTAACATGAGAAGTTTTGTTTTATGTTGAGAAATtgattgagtctgaaattgatttgaattgaaagaattttaagtaacttttacattgaataaaaaatttatattaaactttattactaacttatttttaaataaaaacattcaaacaagAGTTACAtcacttcaaaaataaattttgttaacattggttcAAATGTGGTGACAAACTGGTAGGGTGAGTTTATCTGTTTTTACTGTGATCATGAGCTCACTTACCAGAAACAAATCTTTGATGTtatgagaaacatttttttccGCACTTGAAGAAAAAGACCTGCAAAAGATGATATGCAAATTTAGTTGACTTCTGGTAAAATGTACCATACCATTAGCTAGGAAGTTCACCTAATATAAATTCCTAACCACAATGACTTacataaaatgacaaaaaaaaagtagaagttTATTTTCCCGAGTACCCTTCTAGTTAAACTATCTGTCTAACGCaaattgtataataattttGGTACACCAACTGCAGATTTGCTGggcttaaatataagaaaactgATTAACATCACAGGATTGATTCTTGAAGTATAAAAactgataaaattttaataagaaataactatttatatcataaaaaaatataaaagtataataGGCACTTTCTTTCATAATAAAATCTTAAAGTTACCAAACTCtgattgttaattatttatttgttatttgttaaatCAAAAGTGTGCTAAAGAAATAATTTCCATCATCGTGCCTTCTTTGAGTGTGAAACAAGTGATAATATGAGCTCTGTTCCAAACTCCAACATTTATAGTTGTAATTCTCagagtttcttttaatttataaatcatGCGTCAGCGTTTCATTAGATAAAGCAAGCTGATTCCAATTTTCTGTTTGtttattctaaaatttcaaCATAGCCACCAGGTGCTGGCAACATGCTGACATGTGTTTTCTGTTACATGACGAGAAACAGAGATTTTGCAAATCTCAGTCTCTGACAGCAAGTAGCTGAGTTTGTTTGTCATCACAGGCTCACACACACTAGGAAGGAAATGCCATTCATCTtgttaacaaaaactaacacactagtaataattaatatttgtccattaaaaaaaaagcacaaatgaaggaagaaaagaaaaaaagctgtAGAAAAACCTGGTAAAGAGTTCCAAGAGATTCACCACTTTAGGCTTCATCAAATTCGCGAGGGTCAATCCGAGAAAGAGTAAAAACCCAATTAAATGCCTGAAACACACAACTAAACAACGTTAGCCAtgcaaaatgaaagaaaagaaatagaaagaaagataGATTGAGGAAGCTTACGTACGTCCAAACATTTAAGGTT of the Glycine max cultivar Williams 82 chromosome 13, Glycine_max_v4.0, whole genome shotgun sequence genome contains:
- the LOC100816825 gene encoding heptahelical transmembrane protein 1; protein product: MNYIQTKCVVKRKGKETGESETLCFTKSKDNNNNNMCDRHCGKRYPLLSFWELPEFMKDNEYILRYYRANWPFKQALFSLFRWHNETLNVWTHLIGFLLFLGLTLANLMKPKVVNLLELFTRSFSSSAEKNVSHNIKDLFLGTTLLFDLNHQIPLTIELESTALVIARWPFFVFLGGSMFCLLSSSMCHLFCCHSRDLNLFLWRMDYVGIVVMIITSFFPQIYYVFLCEPHWQIIYLAGITAMGLFTIATMLSPTLSTSKYRTFRAMLFCSMGLFGIVPAIHACFVNWSNPRRNITLAYEIGMALSYLTGTFFYVTRIPERWKPGWFDLAGHSHQIFHALVVVGALAHYAATLQMLEWRDSFGCDTVP